One genomic region from Phragmites australis chromosome 1, lpPhrAust1.1, whole genome shotgun sequence encodes:
- the LOC133915046 gene encoding uncharacterized protein LOC133915046, with translation MARKRKTDAAPRLDEADRTLYSTFCGAANSLSQLYTQAMAQQKFSFQAGERHALEKLYQWILRKHEEEERLTVADIMSHIQHEMDYGGTDAHVSPRVHQHPQIANPFTNPVVQSATGLYGQTTAGFAPRPSLSDQSNNTILPNALSSPVCRNLQNYHLTQGAGNGGQNAEANLAGANRETNSTSSNDTSMDMVSDSAGNEFYQ, from the exons ATGGCCCGGAAAAGGAAGACGGACGCCGCGCCGCGGCTGGACGAGGCCGACCGCACGCTCTACTCCACCTTCTGTGGCGCCGCCAACTCCCTCTCCCAGCTCTACACCCAGGCCATGGCCCAGCAGAAGTTCTCCTTCCAGGCCGGCGAGCGACACGCCCTC GAGAAACTCTACCAGTGGATCttgaggaagcatgaggaaGAGGAGCGGCTCACTGTAGCTGATATAATGTCTCATATCCAG CATGAGATGGACTATGGAGGTACTGATGCACATGTCTCCCCAAGAGTACATCAGCATCCTCAGATTGCAAATCCATTTACAAACCCGGTTGTCCAATCCGCAACTGGTTTATATGGGCAAACAACTGCTGGGTTTGCTCCTAGACCCAGCCTCAGTGACCAGTCAAATAATACAATATTACCAAATGCCCTTTCAAGCCCAGTGTGCAGGAATCTCCAGAATTATCACTTGACTCAAGGTGCTGGCAATGGAGGCCAGAACGCAGAAGCAAACTTAGCAGGGGCAAATCGGGAAACCAATTCCACAAGCTCCAACGACACCTCTATGGACATGGTTTCAGACAGCGCCGGGAACGAATTCTACCAGTGA
- the LOC133915074 gene encoding uncharacterized protein LOC133915074, producing MLLAVEGGGFFSSSASGYSHGLALLLLGRKDEEKPVKGSPWNQYRLVDREAQQVYHLASDEDQAPGKCAPFVCFGCTATGLEGASPPKDRSSNALGSSLEEASSTANKKLTTNGSTTGNERRGCLKSNSKRDSLECIVVSEGEEPCESLEEVQTLKAAMERRKVQWTDTCGKDLFEIREFETSDEGLSDDEGENEGFRKCECVIQ from the exons ATGCTACTGGCTGTGGAAGGAGGAGGATTCTTCTCATCTTCAGCTTCAGGGTACAGCCATGGCCTCGCTCTCTTGCTGCTTGGACGGAAAGATGAGGAGAAGCCCGTCAAAGGGTCGCCGTGGAACCAGTACCGGCTAGTCGATCGAGAGGCCCAGCAGGTGTACCATCTGGCCTCCGACGAGGACCAGGCTCCTGGGAAATGTGCTCCCTTTGTTTGCTTCGGTTGTACGGCTACTGGCCTTGAGGGGGCATCTCCTCCGAAAGACAGATCAAGCAATGCGTTGGGTAGCTCTCTGGAAGAAGCATCTAGTACAGCAAACAAGAAGTTGACCACTAATGGTTCCACCACTGGGAATGAGAGAAGAGGCTGTCTTAAGAGCAATTCGAAAAGGGATTCTTTGGAGTGTATAGTGGTGAGTGAGGGTGAAGAACCGTGCGAGTCACTAGAAGAGGTGCAGACCTTGAAGGCTGCTATGGAACGGAGGAAAGTTCAGTGGACTGATACATGTGGAAAGGATCTTTTTGAGATCAGGGAGTTTGAAACAAG TGATGAAGGGTTGTCAGATGATGAAGGGGAAAACGAGGGCTTCAGGAAATGCGAGTGTGTGATTCAATAG
- the LOC133915065 gene encoding light-harvesting complex-like protein OHP2, chloroplastic — protein sequence MTSPQVTATVATRCRGAAERLNVLRPCCVPANLTNCSATRPIKVLGSLAPLFRGKLGTTHSYPQPECGCVSKPSPRVPTLPPVSFQEPKEPAPNSCKASSKEATMSLATSIPSIKVKVGGVSVSPPHRACRSFAVIRSSKAEGPIRRPAAPPLSPPPPMPPKTPALSTPPTLSQPPTPVKPTAPTSLSSSPPPEPKPVEAAASAAVQKPVAGAVTLEYQRKVAKELQDYFKQKKLEEADQGPFFGFLPKNEISNGRWAMFGFAVGMLTEYATGSDFVQQMKILLSNFGIVDLD from the exons ATGACGAGTCCCCAAGTGACGGCGACAGTCGCAACACGTTGCAGGGGAGCAGCAGAACGTCTGAATGTGCTGCGCCCATGCTGCGTCCCTGCAAACCTCACAAACTGTTCGGCAACACGCCCGATTAAGGTCTTGGGCTCTTTGGCGCCTCTGTTCAGAGGAAAACTTGGCACCACACATTCTTATCCACAACCAGAGTGTGGGTGTGTGTCCAAACCTTCTCCACGCGTTCCTACCCTCCCTCCAGTTTCTTTCCAAGAACCAAAAGAACCAGCACCCAACTCTTGCAAAGCTTCGAGCAAAGAAGCAACAATGTCTTTGGCCACGTCCATCCCTTCCATCAAGGTGAAGGTGGGAGGCGTCTCAGTCTCGCCTCCACACCGTGCATGCAGGTCGTTCGCGGTGATCAGGAGCTCCAAGGCGGAGGGGCCCATCCGGAGACCCGCAGCGCCTCcgctgtcgccgccgccgccgatgcctcCCAAGACGCCGGCTCTGTCCACACCTCCCACCCTGTCGCAGCCCCCGACCCCGGTGAAGCCGACTGCTCCGACGTCGTTGTCATCGTCGCCGCCTCCTGAGCCGAAGCCGGTGGAGGCCGCAGCTTCGGCAGCTGTGCAGAAGCCGGTGGCTGGGGCTGTGACACTGGAGTACCAGAGGAAGGTGGCCAAGGAGCTGCAGGACTACTTCAAGCAGAAGAAGCTGGAGGAGGCTGACCAGGGGCCCTTCTTTGGGTTCTTGCCAAAGAATGAGATTTCCAATGGAAG ATGGGCTATGTTTGGGTTTGCAGTAGGGATGCTAACAGAGTATGCGACAGGCTCAGATTTTGTTCAGCAAATGAAGATCCTTCTCTCCAATTTTGGAATTGTTGACTTGGACTGA